A single genomic interval of Oryza sativa Japonica Group chromosome 7, ASM3414082v1 harbors:
- the LOC107276825 gene encoding probable carboxylesterase 2: MAPRSSPAIGGGGGGRVAVDLYPFLRVYEGGHIERLVRSTAAVAASHDDGTATSAAVRPATRDGVATRDVVVDEDTGASARLFLPGGGGEGRRLPLVLYFHGGAFVTGSAFGRLFHRYAASLAARAGALVVSVEYRLAPEHPLPAAFADGWAALRWAASLADPWVARYADPTRLFLAGESAGATIAHNVAARAAGPDGDDVDIEGVALLQPCFWGARWLPSEEAAAAGWRDDEPPMLAPGRLDALWPYVTGGAAGNDDPRIDPPAEDVSSLPCRRALVAVAEKDVLSERGRRYAAQLRGGGREVTLVESEGEDHCFHLYRPARPSAVELMDRVAQFISPASSCLQAEELHLHGRHRTLCHGNATAAAATRSGAPRRQLVVSGGPTTAKLGRPKTKVCGGPACKAQTALCLGPRGMGKAQRHGFVGMGGPMPSGTNKYSVSSAALRVLC; encoded by the coding sequence ATGGCGCCTAGATCATCTCCGgccattggcggcggcggcggcggccgtgtcgccgtcgacctctaCCCGTTCCTGCGCGTGTACGAGGGCGGCCACATTGAGCGGCTCGTGCGCAgcaccgccgccgtggcggcgtcccacgacgacggcacggcgacgtcggcggcggtgcggccggCTACTAGGGACGGCGTCGCGACGAGGGACGTGGTCGTCGACGAGGATACCGGCGCGTCGGCGCGTCTGTtccttcccggcggcggcggcgaagggaggaGGCTTCCGTTGGTTCTATACTTCCACGGCGGCGCCTTCGTCACGGGGAGCGCGTTCGGGCGGCTGTTCCACCGGTACGCGGCGTCGCTGGCGGCGCGCGCCGGGGCGCTCGTCGTCTCCGTGGAGTACCGCCTCGCGCCGGAGCACCCCTTGCCCGCGGCGTTCGCCGACGGGTGGGCCGCGCTCCGGTGGGCGGCGTCGCTCGCCGACCCCTGGGTGGCGCGCTACGCGGACCCCACGCGGCTGTTCCTCGCCGGCGAGAGCGCCGGCGCCACCATCGCGCACAACGTGGCCGCGCGGGCCGCCGgccccgacggcgacgacgtcgacATCGAGGGCGTGGCGCTGCTGCAGCCATGCTTCTGGGGCGCGCGGTGGCTGCcgtcggaggaggcggcggcggccggctggcGCGACGATGAGCCGCCGATGCTCGCGCCGGGCAGGCTGGACGCGCTCTGGCCGTACGTgacgggcggcgccgccggcaacgACGACCCGCGGATCGACCCCCCCGCCGAGGACGTGTCGTCGCTTCCATGCCGCCGCGCgctggtcgccgtcgccgagaagGACGTCCTGAGTGAGCGCGGCCGCCGGTACGCCGCCCAGcttcgcggcggcgggcgcgaggTGACGCTGGTGGAGTCGGAGGGCGAGGACCACTGCTTCCACCTGTACCGGCCGGCGCGCCCCAGCGCCGTGGAGCTCATGGACCGCGTCGCGCAGTTCATCTCGCCGGCGAGCAGCTGCCTGCAGGCGGAGGAGCTCCATCTCCATGGCCGCCACCGCACGCTGTGTCATGGCAAcgcgacggctgcggcggcaacACGATCAGGTGCACCGAGACGTCAGCTCGTCGTGTCAGGGGGACCTACTACTGCTAAGTTAGGCAGGCCAAAAACGAAAGTTTGTGGCGGGCCTGCTTGTAAGGCCCAAACTGCTCTGTGCTTGGGCCCACGAGGAATGGGGAAGGCCCAGCGTCATGGATTTGTGGGCATGGGTGGCCCAATGCCAAGTGGGACCAACAAATATTCCGTTTCGTCAGCTGCTCTACGGGTGCTGTGCTGA